In Arthrobacter sp. SLBN-83, one DNA window encodes the following:
- a CDS encoding bifunctional acetate--CoA ligase family protein/GNAT family N-acetyltransferase, translating to MVDQPGDGEYPEHWEADVVLRDGGTAHLRPIHPSDAEAVQAFHTGQSQNSIYMRFFAFKARLSAKELKRFTEVDYKDRVAFVITIRDEIIGIGRYDRLPNPTEAEVAFNIADAHQGRGIGSILLEHLAAAAHENGIRKFTAEVLPENRKMLMVFSDAGYDVKRHFDDGVVSLEFNIDPTEKSRAVMESREHRAEARSVRELLAPSSVAVIGASRRWGTVGYQLLEHIIEGGFHGSVYAINPEALELAGMMSYGKLSEVPEPVQLAIIAVPYEEVTGVVAECAAAGVKGVVIASAGFADDGERGLLRQRALVRQARANGMRVIGPASLGIANTHPNVALNASMAPTMPLRGGLGLFSQSAAIGVSLYAASSRRRVGVSSLLSAGNRADVSGNDMMQYWEDDADTSAVGLYLESIGNPRKFSRIARRLARTKPVIVAKSDTMGLRLPPGHAVRTTQAPAGALDAMLRQSGVIRVETVEQLVDVAQVVSGRPLPAGPDVAVFSNSEALGNVVADSAVAHGLGVAQVVSGLDLDAGQSVALPALRKALLDALASDAVHAAVAALLPARGLTADAVAQVLAECSASAGKPVVAAFTGILDPAINVEGLVGAEGCTVPCYSNPGAAVAALAAVVRYAEWAARDQGQFVEPAGCDPRQAEAELDGLLLDVTGDQLKQLDPAATASLLGHYGISVLPSLPFTTPDEAVAAADALGWPVVLKTTAPALRHRLDLGGVRLGIEDEQSLRLNVQQMRRALAAYGDPALEVQAMAPVGQACTFRAIEDPLLGPVISFGLAGDAVNLLDDWSHRVPPLSAADVHDFIRAPRASRKLFGYQGLPAVDVPALEDLAARLAWMKDNHPEIALVEFNPVLCGTAGVTILAADVRIGNAAQRTDSARRAMLG from the coding sequence ATGGTGGATCAGCCCGGGGACGGCGAATATCCGGAACATTGGGAAGCCGATGTCGTCCTGCGGGACGGCGGGACAGCGCATCTGCGGCCCATCCACCCGTCGGACGCGGAGGCTGTCCAGGCCTTCCATACCGGTCAGTCGCAGAATTCAATCTACATGCGCTTCTTCGCCTTCAAGGCCAGGCTGTCCGCCAAGGAGCTCAAGCGCTTCACCGAGGTGGACTACAAGGACCGGGTGGCGTTCGTCATCACCATCCGCGATGAAATCATAGGCATCGGCCGCTACGACCGCCTCCCCAACCCCACCGAGGCCGAGGTTGCCTTCAACATCGCCGACGCCCACCAGGGGAGGGGAATCGGCTCCATCCTGCTGGAACACCTGGCCGCCGCCGCGCATGAAAACGGCATCCGGAAGTTCACCGCCGAGGTGCTTCCGGAAAACCGGAAGATGCTGATGGTCTTCTCCGACGCCGGGTACGACGTCAAGCGCCACTTCGACGACGGCGTCGTCAGCCTCGAGTTCAACATCGACCCCACCGAGAAATCCCGGGCCGTAATGGAATCCCGCGAGCACCGCGCCGAGGCGAGGAGCGTCCGGGAGCTGCTGGCGCCGTCGTCCGTTGCCGTGATCGGTGCCAGCCGCAGGTGGGGGACCGTGGGGTACCAGCTGCTGGAGCACATCATCGAGGGCGGCTTCCACGGCTCCGTCTACGCCATCAATCCGGAAGCGCTGGAGCTTGCGGGCATGATGTCCTACGGCAAGCTCTCCGAAGTCCCCGAACCCGTCCAGCTGGCCATCATTGCCGTGCCCTACGAGGAGGTCACCGGGGTCGTTGCGGAGTGCGCTGCGGCGGGCGTCAAAGGCGTCGTGATCGCCTCGGCAGGCTTCGCGGACGACGGCGAACGCGGCCTGCTGCGGCAACGCGCCCTGGTGCGCCAAGCCAGGGCGAACGGCATGCGGGTGATCGGCCCGGCGTCGCTGGGCATCGCCAACACGCACCCGAACGTTGCGTTGAACGCCTCCATGGCCCCCACCATGCCGCTGCGCGGCGGCCTGGGCCTGTTCAGCCAGTCCGCGGCCATCGGCGTCTCGCTCTACGCCGCCTCCAGCCGGCGCCGGGTGGGAGTGTCCAGCCTCCTTTCGGCGGGCAACAGGGCGGACGTTTCCGGCAACGACATGATGCAGTACTGGGAGGACGACGCCGACACCTCCGCCGTGGGCCTGTACCTGGAGTCGATCGGCAACCCCCGCAAGTTCTCCCGCATTGCCCGCCGGCTGGCCCGCACCAAGCCCGTAATCGTGGCCAAGTCGGACACCATGGGGCTGCGGCTGCCGCCCGGGCATGCGGTCCGCACCACCCAGGCGCCGGCCGGTGCGCTGGATGCCATGCTGCGCCAGTCGGGCGTGATCCGGGTGGAGACTGTGGAACAGCTCGTGGACGTGGCCCAGGTGGTCTCCGGCCGGCCGCTTCCCGCCGGACCGGATGTTGCCGTCTTCAGCAACTCCGAGGCGCTGGGCAACGTAGTGGCGGACAGTGCCGTGGCGCACGGGCTGGGGGTGGCGCAGGTGGTCTCCGGACTGGACCTCGACGCCGGCCAGTCGGTGGCCCTGCCCGCACTGCGGAAGGCCCTCCTTGACGCCCTGGCCTCTGACGCCGTGCACGCCGCCGTCGCCGCCCTGCTGCCCGCCCGTGGCCTGACCGCCGACGCCGTGGCGCAGGTCCTGGCCGAATGTTCAGCCAGCGCCGGTAAGCCTGTGGTGGCAGCGTTCACCGGCATCCTGGACCCCGCCATCAACGTGGAAGGCCTGGTGGGCGCGGAAGGATGCACCGTCCCCTGCTATTCCAACCCCGGCGCCGCGGTGGCCGCGCTCGCAGCTGTAGTGCGGTACGCGGAATGGGCCGCCCGCGACCAGGGCCAGTTTGTGGAACCCGCAGGCTGCGATCCGCGGCAGGCGGAAGCAGAGCTCGACGGACTGCTGCTGGATGTCACCGGCGACCAGCTCAAGCAACTGGACCCGGCGGCAACTGCTTCCCTCCTGGGTCACTACGGCATCTCCGTCCTGCCGTCCCTGCCGTTCACCACCCCTGATGAGGCCGTGGCTGCCGCTGACGCGCTGGGCTGGCCCGTGGTGCTGAAGACCACAGCCCCGGCCCTTCGCCACCGGCTGGACCTTGGCGGGGTGCGCCTGGGCATCGAGGATGAACAATCGCTGCGGCTCAATGTGCAGCAAATGCGCCGGGCGCTCGCAGCCTACGGGGACCCTGCGCTCGAAGTGCAGGCGATGGCGCCGGTGGGGCAGGCGTGCACCTTCCGGGCCATCGAGGATCCGCTGCTGGGCCCGGTCATCTCGTTCGGCCTGGCCGGTGACGCCGTCAACCTGCTCGATGACTGGTCGCACCGGGTGCCGCCGCTATCCGCCGCGGACGTGCACGATTTCATCCGGGCCCCCCGGGCGTCCCGGAAGCTCTTCGGCTACCAGGGCCTGCCGGCCGTCGACGTGCCGGCCTTGGAGGACCTGGCGGCCAGGTTGGCTTGGATGAAGGACAACCACCCGGAGATCGCGCTGGTGGAGTTCAACCCGGTTTTGTGCGGCACCGCCGGGGTGACGATCCTTGCTGCCGACGTGCGGATCGGCAACGCCGCACAGCGCACGGACAGTGCGCGCCGGGCGATGCTGGGCTGA
- a CDS encoding DinB family protein, with protein MPIVPDAKDWTWVLSRPCPECSFDASSATPATVPGSIESMIPRWLAVLRRPDAAERPDDDTWSAVEYACHVRDVFTLFVQRLNLMLTSDDARFADWDQDLTAIEKDYANADPSEVGLELAAEGHEAAESFARVPEEDWGRRGLRSNGSEFTVLTLSQYFLHDVVHHLHDVNG; from the coding sequence ATGCCTATCGTTCCTGATGCCAAGGACTGGACCTGGGTCCTGTCCCGCCCCTGCCCGGAATGCTCCTTCGACGCCTCCTCCGCCACACCGGCAACGGTCCCGGGCTCCATCGAAAGCATGATCCCGCGGTGGCTCGCCGTCCTGCGCCGGCCGGATGCGGCGGAGCGCCCCGATGACGACACGTGGTCTGCGGTTGAGTACGCCTGCCACGTGCGGGACGTTTTCACCCTCTTCGTGCAGCGGCTGAACCTGATGCTCACGTCGGATGATGCCCGCTTCGCGGACTGGGACCAGGACCTGACGGCGATCGAAAAGGACTATGCCAACGCCGACCCGTCGGAAGTGGGCCTCGAACTGGCGGCAGAAGGACACGAGGCGGCCGAGTCCTTCGCCCGTGTCCCCGAAGAGGACTGGGGGCGCAGGGGTCTGCGCAGCAACGGCTCCGAGTTCACCGTCCTGACGCTCTCCCAATACTTCCTGCACGACGTCGTCCATCACCTGCACGACGTCAACGGCTAG
- a CDS encoding DNA gyrase/topoisomerase IV subunit A yields the protein MARRQSPAPIADENYTENIVDIDVTSEMQGSFLEYAYSVIYSRALPDARDGLKPVQRRILYMMSDMGLRPDRGHVKSARVVGEVMGKLHPHGDAAIYDAMVRMAQDFSLRLPLIDGHGNFGSLDDGPAAPRYTEARLAPAALTLTSHLDEDVVDFVPNYDNQLTQPDVLPAAFPNLLVNGATGIAVGMATNMAPHNLVEVISAARHLIANPDATLDDLMRFVPGPDLPSGGRIVGLDGIRDAYATGRGSFKTRAKVEIEQLSARRTGLVVTELPYMVGPEKVIEKIKDAVNAKKLTGISDIVDLTDRKHGLRLVIELKNGFNPNAVLQQLYRYTPMEDSFGINNVTLVDGQPQTLGLVDLLSVYVNHRINVVRRRTVFRLGKKKDRLHLVEGLLIAIVDIDEVIQIIRSSDEAAAARERLMSIYDLTEIQANYILELRLRQLTKYSRIELEKEQDELRREIAELEAILGSEELLRTVVSDELGAIAEEHGTPRRTVLLESEAVSPTVAAELAGANGKKGKAAPLSLEIADDPCWAILTASGQVARTSNQEPLAEAGPRSKHDVYTSVVKTSARGEIAAVTSLGRMLRLQVMDMPVLAPMAGLPNLAGGVPAKEFLTLVKGESLVAFVRLDEVLAIGTAQGVVKRVQPDYPLNREDWEVITLKDKDVVVGVAPAAADDADLVFLTREAQLLKFPASAVRPQGRTAGGMAGIKLAAGDQVIFFGAVQPKDEAAVVVTIAGTNGALPGTAPGTAKVTAFSEYPAKGRATAGVRSHRFLKGEDMLLLAWAGHGPAKASSAAGVARSLPQEHGRRDGSGVPLSQAVEAVGPAMAWPDGESAGA from the coding sequence ATGGCCCGCCGCCAAAGTCCAGCCCCGATCGCAGACGAGAACTACACGGAGAACATCGTCGATATCGATGTCACCTCCGAGATGCAGGGCTCGTTCCTGGAGTACGCGTACTCGGTGATCTACTCGCGCGCGCTCCCTGACGCCCGGGACGGGCTCAAGCCGGTGCAGCGGCGCATCCTTTACATGATGAGCGACATGGGGCTGCGCCCGGACCGCGGCCACGTCAAAAGCGCCCGTGTGGTGGGTGAGGTCATGGGCAAGCTGCACCCGCACGGCGACGCCGCCATCTACGACGCCATGGTGCGCATGGCGCAGGACTTCTCCCTGCGCCTGCCGCTGATCGACGGGCACGGAAACTTCGGCTCGCTCGACGACGGCCCTGCAGCACCGCGGTACACGGAGGCCAGGCTTGCTCCCGCCGCCCTCACGCTCACCAGCCATCTCGACGAAGACGTGGTGGACTTCGTCCCCAACTACGACAACCAGCTCACCCAGCCGGATGTCCTTCCCGCCGCTTTCCCCAACCTGCTGGTCAACGGCGCCACCGGCATCGCCGTCGGCATGGCCACCAACATGGCCCCGCACAACCTGGTGGAGGTCATCTCCGCGGCCCGCCACCTGATCGCCAACCCCGACGCCACCCTGGACGACCTCATGCGGTTCGTCCCGGGCCCGGACCTCCCCAGCGGCGGCCGGATCGTGGGCCTGGACGGCATCCGGGACGCCTATGCCACCGGCCGCGGCTCCTTCAAGACCCGCGCCAAGGTGGAAATCGAACAGCTGTCCGCGCGCCGCACCGGCCTGGTGGTCACCGAACTGCCATACATGGTGGGCCCGGAGAAGGTCATCGAGAAGATCAAGGACGCCGTCAACGCCAAGAAGCTGACCGGCATCAGCGACATCGTTGACCTGACCGACCGCAAGCACGGGCTGCGGCTGGTCATCGAGCTCAAGAACGGCTTCAACCCGAACGCCGTGCTGCAGCAGCTTTACCGGTACACGCCGATGGAGGACTCCTTCGGCATCAACAACGTCACCCTGGTGGACGGCCAGCCGCAGACCTTGGGCCTGGTGGACCTGCTGTCCGTCTACGTCAACCACCGCATCAACGTGGTCCGCCGCCGGACCGTCTTCCGGCTCGGGAAGAAGAAGGACCGCCTGCACCTGGTGGAGGGCCTCCTCATCGCCATCGTGGACATTGACGAGGTCATCCAGATCATCCGGTCCTCGGACGAGGCCGCCGCGGCACGCGAGCGGCTGATGTCCATCTACGACCTCACCGAGATCCAGGCCAACTACATCCTGGAACTGCGCCTGCGCCAGCTCACCAAATACTCCCGGATCGAGCTGGAGAAGGAGCAGGACGAACTGCGCCGCGAGATTGCAGAACTCGAGGCAATCCTGGGCTCCGAGGAACTGCTGCGCACCGTGGTCTCCGACGAACTGGGCGCCATCGCCGAGGAACACGGCACACCGCGCCGGACGGTCCTGCTCGAATCCGAGGCCGTCTCCCCCACCGTGGCGGCCGAGCTTGCAGGGGCCAACGGCAAGAAGGGCAAGGCCGCACCCCTGTCGCTGGAGATCGCGGACGACCCCTGCTGGGCGATCCTCACAGCCTCCGGGCAGGTGGCGCGGACCAGCAACCAGGAGCCGCTGGCCGAGGCAGGGCCCCGGAGCAAGCACGACGTGTACACGTCCGTGGTGAAGACCTCGGCCCGCGGCGAGATCGCGGCGGTCACCTCGCTGGGCCGCATGCTCCGGCTGCAGGTCATGGACATGCCGGTGCTGGCGCCCATGGCCGGACTGCCCAACCTCGCCGGCGGCGTTCCGGCCAAGGAGTTCCTCACGCTGGTGAAGGGTGAGTCCCTGGTGGCGTTCGTGCGCCTGGACGAGGTCCTGGCCATCGGCACGGCCCAGGGCGTGGTCAAGCGCGTCCAGCCGGACTACCCCCTCAACCGCGAAGACTGGGAAGTCATCACGCTCAAGGACAAGGACGTTGTAGTCGGCGTCGCTCCGGCCGCCGCAGACGACGCCGACCTGGTGTTCCTCACCAGGGAAGCCCAGCTGCTGAAGTTCCCGGCATCCGCCGTCCGTCCGCAGGGGCGTACCGCCGGCGGCATGGCGGGAATCAAGCTTGCCGCGGGCGACCAGGTCATCTTCTTCGGCGCCGTGCAGCCCAAGGACGAGGCCGCCGTCGTAGTAACCATCGCCGGCACCAACGGCGCCCTGCCCGGCACCGCTCCAGGCACGGCCAAGGTCACCGCCTTCTCCGAATACCCTGCCAAGGGACGCGCGACGGCAGGGGTCCGGTCGCACCGGTTCCTGAAGGGCGAGGACATGCTGCTGCTCGCCTGGGCAGGGCATGGCCCCGCGAAGGCATCGTCTGCCGCCGGCGTGGCGCGCTCGCTGCCGCAGGAGCACGGCCGGCGTGACGGCTCAGGCGTCCCGCTCTCCCAGGCCGTGGAAGCGGTGGGCCCGGCCATGGCCTGGCCCGATGGGGAATCCGCCGGGGCCTAG
- the cydB gene encoding cytochrome d ubiquinol oxidase subunit II gives MELLPTIWFIAIAVLWTGYLFLEGFDLGVGMLMKLFARNNTERRVLLNTIGPVWDGNEVWLLTAGGATFAAFPLWYASLFSALYLPLLVVLLALIFRAVAFEYRGKVDTDSWRNRWDWAIALGSFFAAFGVGAALALTTTGLPLNANGDREGGPMAWFSGYALLGGLAVVGFSLLHALAFLALKTDGEVRHRARQWVVRLLPVLLLPIAAWALAIQFLDGKPWTWAAVVLAVGAAATAWLLARNGSEGRAFLALGAFLVLGTASIFGAVFPVVLPSTLDSAFDLTITNASSSDYTLGLMSIVAAFGLPLVIAYQAWTYWVFRRRVSAAHIPEAHSFLPAVAAKAFTTKG, from the coding sequence ATGGAACTGCTTCCCACCATTTGGTTCATCGCCATTGCGGTGCTGTGGACCGGCTACCTTTTCCTGGAGGGCTTCGACCTGGGGGTCGGGATGCTGATGAAGCTCTTCGCCCGCAACAACACCGAGCGCCGGGTACTGCTGAATACCATCGGTCCTGTGTGGGACGGCAACGAGGTGTGGCTGCTGACCGCCGGCGGCGCCACCTTCGCAGCCTTCCCCCTCTGGTACGCATCGCTGTTCTCCGCGCTCTACCTTCCCCTGCTGGTGGTCCTGCTGGCCCTGATCTTCCGGGCGGTCGCATTCGAATACCGGGGCAAGGTGGACACGGACAGCTGGCGGAACCGGTGGGACTGGGCCATCGCGCTCGGTTCCTTCTTCGCGGCGTTCGGCGTGGGCGCCGCCCTGGCCCTCACCACCACCGGCCTTCCGCTGAACGCCAACGGCGACCGCGAGGGCGGCCCCATGGCCTGGTTCAGCGGTTACGCACTCCTGGGCGGACTCGCCGTCGTGGGTTTCTCACTCCTCCACGCCCTGGCCTTCCTGGCCCTCAAGACCGACGGCGAGGTCCGGCACCGTGCCCGCCAGTGGGTGGTGCGGCTCCTGCCGGTCCTGCTCCTGCCCATCGCGGCATGGGCCCTGGCCATCCAGTTCCTGGACGGCAAACCGTGGACCTGGGCCGCCGTCGTACTGGCCGTTGGCGCCGCCGCCACCGCCTGGCTCCTGGCCCGGAACGGCTCCGAAGGCAGGGCCTTCCTCGCCCTAGGTGCCTTCCTGGTCCTGGGCACTGCCTCCATCTTCGGCGCAGTGTTCCCGGTGGTGCTGCCCTCCACGCTGGACAGCGCCTTTGACCTCACCATCACCAACGCCTCATCCTCGGACTACACCCTGGGCCTGATGAGCATCGTGGCGGCCTTTGGGCTTCCCCTGGTGATCGCCTACCAGGCCTGGACCTACTGGGTGTTCCGCCGCCGCGTCAGCGCCGCGCACATTCCCGAAGCGCACAGCTTCCTCCCCGCGGTGGCCGCCAAGGCCTTCACCACCAAGGGCTGA
- the cydD gene encoding thiol reductant ABC exporter subunit CydD, with protein sequence MRPTFPTGPATRSAIYWLGLLAALKALSLVLIGQAVASVLAGIAAGNEAWAQQITLGAVGVVLRSLTVWGQAVAARRAALGVKEELRAELLERALRSGVRGTGPGDGGLAVLATRGLDALDSYYTQFLPALVNCAAVPLLLGARILFADWVSALVIVLTVPLIPVFMVLIGRYTEESVREAQASLARLSGHMLELAKGLPVLVGLGRATAQRKALEEISEEYRERTMGTLRTAFLSALALELIATISVAVVAVFIGVRLVHGGMPLEAGLLALLLAPDCYLPLRELGTAHHASDDGRVALAETAAITGAPEPTPLPAAKAGRPGAPLEVTALTVTYAGRSGAAVGPLTFTAPQDRITALDGPSGAGKSTVLGVLAGTIGNGGGTDGTGTTITGSISGLDRRAVAWVPQHPVMVANTVLDEVLLYLSPDSTHGPDRFAAEDAARRCLERAGAGHLAGKHQAELSPGELRRVALARGLARIDAGATLLLLDEPTAHLDDASAVIVENAIRRLRGQATVILVAHNQRTRQLADLLVPVRPAGTATPDAGIAAFPAGSGDTGRARPTDTPVTEAGVDDGTEARRTRAVGPAATAAPGAGRLLAALLAPVRGKFAAAAFVGTLAAVFAVALSGLSGWLIIRASEQPPILYLLTAIVGVRFFGIGRAVFRYWERLLLHDAVFAALTRLRGRLWESLSRRALSLRRLLQGGNVLGTVIDDVDTVRDLLPRVVLPPVTALAVSVLAVAATGALVPAALPAVLAAAVSGLLLAPAAALWGDRKSASAEQALRSGVLRRVTAALDARAELHANGVAPRVLDALLVEDRNATRASQRSAWADGLGHAVATVACGAAALAAAWLAGPEVLAARIAPATAAVVVLLLLALVEPYAAMTTAVRQFPALRAVMRRVGESGALEGGGEASAGLQSVPARAGGTPGVGLVDLAAAWPGGSPVFTGVDAVAEPGRWLAVTGPSGSGKSTLLSVLLGFLPPAAGQVKVTGRAAWCPQEAHLFDSTIRGNLLLGRPSGDGASPAHDEGLQAVLAAVGLAGLVGRLPAGLDTRIGPGGAFLSGGERQRLAVARTLLTGADVILLDEPTAHLDAESAAAMLADLRSGLRDRTVVLVTHNPADIQAGDGRLDLSAYSGQAQAPLARLR encoded by the coding sequence GTGCGGCCAACCTTCCCCACCGGACCGGCAACCCGTTCCGCCATTTACTGGCTGGGACTGCTGGCCGCGCTCAAGGCCCTGTCCCTGGTCCTGATCGGGCAGGCGGTGGCCTCCGTCCTCGCGGGCATCGCCGCCGGGAACGAGGCCTGGGCGCAGCAGATCACCTTGGGTGCCGTCGGCGTCGTCCTCCGCTCCCTGACCGTCTGGGGGCAGGCCGTTGCCGCCCGCCGCGCGGCACTCGGGGTCAAGGAAGAGCTCCGCGCGGAGCTCCTGGAGCGGGCCCTGCGCAGCGGGGTGCGGGGAACCGGACCCGGCGATGGCGGCCTGGCCGTCCTGGCCACCCGCGGCCTGGATGCGCTGGACAGCTACTACACCCAGTTCCTTCCGGCGCTGGTCAACTGCGCCGCCGTTCCGCTGCTGCTGGGGGCCCGGATCCTCTTCGCGGACTGGGTCAGCGCGCTGGTCATTGTGCTGACGGTCCCTCTGATCCCGGTGTTCATGGTGCTGATCGGCCGGTACACCGAGGAGAGCGTGCGGGAGGCGCAGGCATCGCTGGCGCGGTTGTCCGGCCACATGCTTGAGCTTGCCAAGGGCCTGCCGGTCCTGGTGGGGCTGGGCCGGGCCACGGCGCAGCGCAAGGCCCTGGAGGAGATCTCCGAAGAATACCGGGAGCGCACCATGGGCACCCTTCGGACCGCGTTCCTGTCCGCCCTGGCCCTGGAACTCATTGCCACCATCTCGGTGGCCGTGGTGGCGGTCTTCATCGGTGTGCGGCTGGTCCATGGCGGCATGCCGTTGGAGGCGGGGCTGCTGGCACTCCTCCTGGCCCCGGACTGCTACCTTCCGTTGCGGGAACTGGGCACCGCCCACCACGCCAGCGACGACGGCCGGGTGGCGCTCGCGGAAACGGCAGCCATCACGGGCGCGCCCGAGCCAACGCCCCTGCCGGCCGCCAAGGCCGGCAGGCCCGGCGCCCCGCTGGAGGTCACCGCACTCACCGTGACTTATGCCGGACGGTCCGGTGCCGCCGTCGGCCCCCTCACCTTCACCGCACCACAGGACAGGATCACCGCCCTGGACGGTCCCAGCGGGGCCGGCAAGAGCACGGTCCTGGGCGTACTGGCCGGCACCATTGGGAACGGCGGCGGAACGGACGGGACAGGAACCACCATCACCGGGTCCATCAGTGGGCTGGACCGCCGCGCCGTGGCCTGGGTTCCGCAGCATCCCGTCATGGTGGCCAACACCGTCCTGGACGAGGTGCTGCTGTACCTCTCGCCGGATTCCACCCATGGCCCGGACCGGTTCGCCGCCGAAGACGCCGCCCGCCGTTGCCTGGAGCGCGCAGGAGCCGGCCACCTCGCCGGCAAGCACCAGGCGGAGCTGAGCCCGGGCGAGCTGCGGCGCGTGGCCCTGGCGCGCGGCCTGGCCCGGATCGACGCCGGCGCCACCCTCCTGCTCCTGGACGAGCCCACGGCGCACCTGGACGACGCCTCGGCCGTCATCGTCGAGAACGCCATCCGGCGGCTCCGCGGCCAGGCCACCGTCATCCTGGTGGCCCACAACCAGCGCACCCGGCAGCTGGCAGACCTGCTGGTGCCGGTGCGGCCAGCGGGCACGGCAACGCCGGATGCGGGCATTGCTGCCTTCCCGGCAGGCAGCGGCGACACAGGGCGCGCAAGGCCCACGGACACGCCCGTCACAGAGGCTGGTGTCGACGACGGAACGGAAGCCAGGCGTACCAGGGCCGTCGGCCCCGCTGCCACTGCCGCTCCGGGCGCCGGCCGGCTCCTGGCCGCACTCCTTGCCCCGGTCCGCGGCAAGTTCGCGGCAGCGGCCTTCGTGGGCACCCTGGCGGCGGTCTTCGCCGTCGCGCTTTCCGGCCTGTCCGGCTGGCTCATCATCCGGGCCAGCGAGCAGCCGCCCATTCTCTACCTCCTGACGGCCATTGTCGGCGTCCGGTTCTTCGGCATCGGCCGGGCGGTGTTCCGCTACTGGGAGCGGCTGCTGCTGCACGATGCCGTTTTCGCCGCCTTGACCCGTCTGCGCGGCCGGCTGTGGGAGTCCCTGAGCCGCAGGGCGCTTTCACTGCGCCGGCTCCTGCAGGGCGGCAACGTGCTGGGTACGGTGATCGACGACGTCGACACCGTCCGCGACCTCCTGCCGCGCGTGGTCCTGCCGCCCGTCACGGCGCTCGCGGTGTCCGTCCTGGCCGTGGCCGCTACCGGAGCCCTGGTGCCGGCCGCCCTTCCTGCAGTGCTTGCGGCAGCCGTCAGCGGCCTGCTGCTGGCGCCCGCGGCCGCCCTGTGGGGTGACCGGAAGTCCGCCAGCGCCGAACAGGCCCTGCGCTCCGGCGTCCTGCGCCGCGTCACGGCCGCCCTGGACGCGCGGGCTGAACTGCACGCCAACGGGGTGGCACCGCGCGTGCTCGACGCATTGCTGGTGGAGGACCGGAACGCCACCCGCGCCTCCCAGCGGTCCGCCTGGGCGGACGGGCTGGGACACGCCGTCGCCACCGTGGCCTGCGGTGCTGCCGCCCTGGCTGCGGCCTGGCTGGCAGGGCCGGAGGTCCTCGCAGCCCGGATAGCCCCGGCCACCGCGGCCGTGGTGGTCCTCCTGCTGCTGGCGCTGGTGGAGCCCTACGCTGCGATGACGACGGCGGTGCGCCAGTTCCCGGCGCTTCGTGCCGTCATGCGCCGGGTGGGGGAGTCGGGGGCCCTTGAGGGAGGCGGCGAAGCGTCTGCCGGGCTGCAGTCCGTTCCTGCCAGGGCCGGCGGTACCCCAGGCGTTGGGCTGGTGGACCTGGCCGCGGCCTGGCCGGGAGGCTCTCCGGTCTTCACGGGTGTGGACGCGGTGGCCGAGCCGGGGCGCTGGCTGGCGGTCACCGGGCCCTCAGGCTCGGGAAAGTCCACGCTGCTCTCGGTGCTGCTGGGCTTCCTGCCGCCCGCGGCCGGCCAGGTGAAAGTTACCGGCCGGGCGGCGTGGTGCCCGCAAGAGGCACACCTGTTCGATTCCACCATTCGCGGCAACCTGCTGCTGGGAAGGCCCTCCGGCGACGGGGCATCCCCGGCACATGACGAAGGGCTGCAAGCGGTCCTGGCCGCCGTCGGACTCGCCGGGCTGGTGGGGCGGCTGCCGGCGGGGCTGGACACCCGGATCGGCCCGGGCGGCGCCTTCCTGAGCGGCGGCGAGCGCCAGCGCCTGGCTGTGGCCCGGACCCTGCTGACCGGTGCCGACGTGATCCTGCTGGATGAGCCCACCGCCCACCTGGATGCGGAATCCGCCGCGGCCATGCTCGCGGACCTGCGTTCCGGCCTGCGGGACCGAACGGTGGTGCTGGTCACCCACAACCCAGCTGATATCCAGGCCGGTGACGGGCGCCTGGACCTCAGCGCCTATTCAGGACAGGCCCAGGCACCGCTGGCGCGTTTGCGCTGA